DNA sequence from the Leptospiraceae bacterium genome:
CAACAGCCTCTCGAATTACAGGGTTTTTGATTTTTAAATCGCTCATCTCTCTTTCCTTTAGCTGTCCCGCTTCTCGTAAAAGGTATACCCAGTTTTCCAGTTCTGTCTCAAGGGTTTCAAGATTCCCTTTGAACCTGGGTAGCTCTATTATATGAATTTCAAGGTCCTTCGTCAAGTGTATTTCAGGACTGTCTTTTTCCAGTAGCCGGAAACTGGAGTGGAAATTTCTGGTTTGTTTCATTTGAAAGTTTAAAAACGAGATGGAATACACAGGCTTTAAATCACCGTATTCTTCCCCTTTATCTATTTGCGTCGTGTAAAGCCTGGCCCAGTAGTAAAGGATTCTTTTTCCATAAAAGCTCTGGGAACTGGTTTGCATTTCTACATTGAAATGTTCTTTTTTTTCATTTACCGCGTGTATATCCAGTATGGAAATTTTTTCATCATGAAAATCTCCCGGGATTTCCGGGTTCAAAATCTTTATCTCTTTTATCTTTTCTTCTTTTTCAAAGCCTAAGACTGCATTGAGTAAGTTCATCAATAATTTGGGGTTCTTTATGCAAAATATCTTAAATACTATATCCACATGTAAAGGCAAAAGCCCCGCTGACTTTTCTGATTCTTCCTGTTTCATTTTACGATCTCCTACTATAAAGGGTTTGAAAATGCACAGAAGGAACAAAAAATTTCTATAGAAGGGAAGCCGATACTGGACTTTTGGGATACTTTTTGGAACTTTTTTTCCCGGCCGGATGCGGTTGCTAAGCGATGTACTGAGCGTAAGCCGAAGCACAGCGTCCGGCTGAACGGAAAGTAAAGTCCACCAAATAAGACCTCCCCCTGCCCTGTGAATGAGCGAAGCGAGAGAACGAATTAGGGAAGGGGGAATGAGGGGGATAGGTAAACTTAGGGATTAGGTATTGGGGATAAGTAACTAATTCCCAACCTCTAATCACCAATCCCTAAATGCAATGCTCTCAAACGAGCGGTTTAATGATTAGTATTTAGATATTAGGGATTAGTAATAGTTCCAGAGCATGTTTTCCTTTTGGGAATCCAGCTGAATTCTTTATCTTTCTTTTTTGCTTGATTTCTAATTTGATAAAAACGAAATTATTCAAGAACAATAAATGTTCAATTAATATAAAAGGATATTATATGAAAACATTATATACGAAAATACTGTATATTTCTGAACTTGTAAATACCCACATATTAAAAAACATTCTGCGTTTCTTCGATGCCTTTGGTTCCGGTTCTTATAATTCTACAAATGGGAACAGGAAGAATAAAGGTGTGGATTTTATCTGTATTCCGGGACAGGAGGTTTTTTCTCCTATAAGCGGGAAAGTTGTTTCCAAGTTTTACACTATGATAATCGGAGACATGGTAGCCACCTGCCACTGTGAAGGTAAAATAGAATATAAGAATATTCAAAATAACAAAACCATGACCAATGACACTGATTATCTAATCGTTCAAAAGAAAGATAAGATTATTATCATATATCCAACAGATTTACAAAAAGCCAATATTACCTTTTCTCAATTTCTGCTGATGCCCGGGTCCCACAGGAAACTCTTTTTCCATCTTCTCTGACATTTTTACAGACAAATATATGCTTTTCATAATATTGTGACGTAGTACGAGTATAGGGATCCCGAAAAAAGAAGCAAGCAAAATTTATTCTTAATCTCTTTCGATAAACTCAATTATCTTTTCAATTTCTATGGGTTAGAGAATAGCCTATTATTTTGTTAAAAAATCTTCTGGTACCGGTTGTCATAACTTAAGTTCTTCTAATTCCAACTGGAGAGCTTCCCAGTCAGAAATTACTTTTTCAATTTCAGGCTTTATCTCTTCGTAACGTTTTAAAATAGTATCTCTTTGGGAGGAGCTATAAAAATCCGGATCTGCCATATCATTTTCCAGAAGAGATTTTTCTTTTTCCAGAGTGTCGATTCGCTCTTCAGCAGTAAGAATATCTTTCTCCAGTTTTCTCTGTTTTTTCTTATCAGGGTTCTGGGATGAACGACCATCAACCTTTTCTTTTGTAGCTTTGATCGCTTTAACTTCCCCCTTCTTTTCTTCTTCATACACCTGTAAATAATCTTCAAAACTACAATTTAGATTTTCCAGACTACCTGAAGAAAGACGAAACGTTTTATTGCAAAGTCCCTTTAAAAAGTCCGGGTCATGGCTTATAATTAGGACTGCACCGGGAAAATCTGCAATCGATCTTTTCAGGGCGTCACGGGTTACCATATCCAGATGGTTTGTTGGCTCATCCAGAAGTAGAAGGTTAGTTGGTTGTAAAACCAACATAGCCAGGCGCAGACGACTTTTCTCTCCACCGGAAAGAGTTTTCACAATTTTATAAATGGCGTCACCAGAAAATGAAAAGTGTCCCAGTAAGCTTCTGGCTTCCTGCTCTTTTATATCGGGGTATCGTCCGGTAATCACCTGCAACAGGTTTAGTTCCGGGTCAAGGTCCACAGAATGAGTCTGGGAAAAATATCCGGATTCAACTCTCGGTCCGAGTTGTAAAGTCCCGGCATTTAGTTTTTCTCGGTTTAATAAGCAACGCATCAGGGTAGACTTCCCAGCTCCATTAGGCCCTACCAGAGCGATTTTATCTCCAAGAGAAATCTCTAAATCCACTTTTTGAAAAATAGGTTTTCCGCTTACATATGAAAAATCAGCGTTTTCGAGCTTTAAGATTAATTTTCCTGAAGACACAAAGTTAAAATTGTAATCGGGTTTTTTATTCCAAAAAATAGCCTCAGGAGCATCAATTCTCTCTCGTTTTTCCAGCTTTTTAATGGCACTTTGAACCTGTCTGGCCTTGGTTGCCTTAGAGCGAAATCTTTCTATCCATTCTGTTCTTTTCTTCAAATACGATTGCTCTTTTTCATAGCGAGCTTTCATCTTCTCATGAATTTCATTTTTCTCTTCTAAATAATCGATTAAACTTCCTTCAAATTCCGTTACAGAATTTGAAGAAATTTCAGCAATAGTGGAACTCGTTCTCTCCAAGAAATCCGGGTCATGACTGACCAGTATAAAAGTCCCCTTACTCTGAAGGAGGTATTCTGCCAACCATTCTTTAGATGCGTCATCAAGATGATTGGTAGGTTCATCCAGAAGGAGCAGGTTATGAGGGTTCAAAAGGGCAATGGCAAGTCCTATCCGGTGATGATAGCCCGGAGAAAAGTTCTTAACAGGTTGATTCAGGCTGGAATCTGAAAAACCCAGACCAAACAGTACTTTTCTGGCCCTGATTTCCAGATTGTGCAGATCATGGGCATGAGCAAACTCTTCATTCTCAGCCTGCTCGTGGAGAAGCTCTTCATACGGCTTACTATCCGCTTGAATCGTCTCAAACAACTCCTCAATCTGTTTTTTTTTCTTCTCATACTCTGAATATAGAAGATTCTGGGAAAGAACGACCGAAAGAACCGGTTCTTCTTCCGGAAAATCCGGAATCTGTTGAAATAAAGAAATCTTTGTATCTTTAGAAAACACAACAGATCCCCCATCCGGTTTAAGTTTTTCGGTGGCGAATTGAAAGAGAGTAGTTTTACCTGCACCGTTTGGACCGATCAGGGCAATTTTTCTGTCAGGTTTAATATGCCAATATAAGCCTTCAAAGATTATATTGGGGCCGAAGCGATGGTGCAGGTCTATAAATTGGAGCAAATTTTAGGAATTTGTTGCGGTTAACTCAGCCTTTCTTTGAAGTAAATGCTGTATATATTTGCTGGAATCGTTGTTGTTGTTTTCTCTGGCTTTTTTCAGAGCGTTGTCAATCTCAGAAACAGACATTTTTGCGATTTTTTTATTTTTCTTCTTATTCTCTTCAGACATGATGCCTCCTGTATTTTATGTCTAAAAGTACAAGTAGTTATTTTTTGTAAATCTATTTTCGAGAATAAGAAAAGTGGGAGAATCGTAAACTCGAAAAAAATGAGGACCTGCGAATTTCAGTCTAATTCATAAATCATTGACTTTTTAACTTTCCAGAAAAAAGTACTCTGGTAATAGGAGTTTACCATATGTTAACACTTGCCTTTTTAGGAAATCTCGGTTGGCCTGAAATTCTTATCATTGCATTTTTAGCCCTTCTGCTTTTCGGAGGAAAGAAATTACCCGGTCTCGCAAAAGACCTGGGTACGGGGATTCGAGAATTCCGCAAATCCCTTTTCTCAAGCGAAGAAGAAGAGAAAAAGCAAATCGCTGAAGAAGACGATAAATTCGAAACGAAAAAACAAAAGGAAACGAAATCGAGCAGGAAAAAATCGTAAATGCAAGAAAAAAAACGTGTGAAGGGAGCTAAGAAAAAAGTAGGAAAGAAAAAAGTCCTACTTAAGAACGATGCCTCTCCTATTGTCTCGAAGAAGAAAGGGACAAAAAAAAAGCTCTCCAAAAAAAAGGAACTTGAAAACAGTTCAATAAAGTTAATCGAAGAAGAACCTGTAACTTCGCAAGAACTTACGATTACTCATCGACAAAAAAAAGAAAGTTCCGATCTTGAAGTACAGGCTGAAAGCAAAATTGAACTTGTGGAAACAGAGGAAGAAGGAGAGATACAGCTACGAGAAAAATATATGACTATCGGAGAACATCTCGAAGAACTCAGACAGGTTTTAATTCGAGGGCTTTTCGTATTAGGAGTATTTATTATTGTAGCTCTTTTTTTTGGAGAAGATGTTCATAAAATATTAACCACTCCGTATAAGAACGTTCTGGGTAAGAATGCCACATTTTATCAGATAAAGATGATGGCTCCCTTTATGGTCTACCTAAAAACTGCTGTAATGATTTCTATTTTATTTAGTTTCCCTATACAACTGTATTTTATCTGGGGCTTTATTTCTCCTGCCGTAGAACCAAAGCATGAAAGATATGGTAAGATTATTATCCTTGCTTCCACTCTTCTCTTTTGGGCCGGAATTGCTCTATGCTGGTACAGTGTTTTTGAAAAAATGCTACAATTCTTTCTGGTGGTATTTCAATTACCTGATATTGAAACCAAACTTCCTATAGATGAATATTACGATATATTTTTTAATCTTCATCTAATATTCGGAATTGCATTCCAGCTTCCAATAGTATTAGTTCTTTTAGGAGCTATGGGAATTTTACGTTCTGCATTTCTATTTAGCAAATGGAGAGAAGTTACAATATTTCTCGCGATTGCTTCTGCTTTTCTTTCTCCACCGGATTGGGTTTCTATGGTAGCTTTGCTGATACCACTTGAGATTCTTTTCTTCCTATCTTTAATTGTCATGAAGATGGTTGAACGGAAGGAGGAGTGATGCCTCAAAATGGCATACTCGTTTTTTCTTTCTCCTTTCTACTATTTTTAATTTTCCTTGCAATAGAATCATTTTTTTTGGAGGGAAAAAGTTTTTCCGGAGAACAACTCTTATTGATAAAAGTTGGAAAAGTATTCATAGCCTTTTCTTTATCTCTCATTCCGGCCCTACTCTATTACGTTGGAAATAATTCTCAAAGGGCAAGCTTTAGCTTTTTTCATAACCTGATCCAGAACTGGGGTGATGATTTATATGAAAAAGAAATAAAAAATTTTAAAGCTTCAGAACCCTTCAAGAGTCTGATTTATTTATTTAAAAAACGCTATCTGGAAGAGAAAGAGAAACAGGATAAAGTTATTCGAGAAATTTTATTCACACATAAAGAAATTTCTGAATTCTATAAGCCTCTGCAGCTTACAAGAAACATCAGTTTACCCGGTTTTAATTATTATTCAAATCATCTCCATCACTTTGAAAGCGGTAAAAATGCTTCCTGGTTATTGCCTGTCCAGGATGGATGTATTGGAATCCTTTTACATGCCCAGCTTGAGAAAGAATTAAGCCTTGCAGTTCTGTCAAGAATCGATGGTTACTTTTCCTGTGCAAGAATCCATAACCAACTTTCTGCTGAGGATATTTTACGAGGATTTACTATTTGTTTGAAAGAGTTTCAAAACTATCAATTTCTACTATCCTGTGTTTTTGTTTCTTCAGACAATAATCTCTGGTTTATAAATTATCAGAAAAATCCCATATTTGTCCTGGGTGAAAATTCCTATGAAGCTTTGAGTATGGAAGAAGAATACTATTCACAAGAAATGCCGGAACCACATTATAAACGTACGAGTCTAAGAAATGGAGAAAAACTTATTCTTCTACCGGATAGTCTCTGTCAGGATTTATATATGGATATAAATTTATTACAGACTTATCTAATGAAAGCGAGAAAGGATTGCATTACAAAGGATGGATTTGAATTTGCTCAGATTTTTTTTCAAATCTTAGATGAAAGAGCTAAAGAGAAAAATATTCCATTCCAAAACGAAAAGCAAATTATTGTTGTAGGAAGTTATTCATGAAAACACTGATTATATTTACACTATTATCCTTGATTTTTTATACCGAACAAAATGCAAAAGGTAAAGCCTGGTTAAACTATAAACAAAAGCAGCAAACTAAAGCAGGAAAATATTGCAGGTTTGAAATTATCTTTCCCGTCTTATCTGTGAAGAAAAAAGATAAAGACAAAATTAAAATATTAAGAATAGTTAATAAACTTCTAAGAAACTCACTACTCAGTTCAATTAAAAGTTATGTTCCCCTTTGCGAACAGGCCAAGAAGGAAAAACAGGAAAATGGTTTCATCGGAAAATTGCATTTTAATGTGGTTTATATAAATTCTAAAGTTCTGAGTGTTTTTTATTCAGGATATGATTACTTTTCAGGAACTCCGTATCCCAACAAAATTTTCAAATCGTATAATTTTGACTTAAAAACAGGTTTGACAATTCCTTACAACAGTCTTTTTAAGCAGGATGTAGATTATAAAAAAGTCATGCACCACATCATTGCAAATGACATGTTAAGACAAAAAGTGGTTCAATCTCCTAAAGATTTTGTCCATGAACAGCTTGATTACGATTACTATTTTTTAGAGAAAGAACTAATTATTTTTAATATATTTGATATGCATGTATTACAAAGTGTGCAGACAAAAGTAAAATACAACTCTATAAAAGATATTCTTGCCCCGGATTTCTATAGTAAATTTATGGATGAATGATGGAACAAACGGGAACCCTAATCGAGTTAGGCCAAAACTCTCCTCTTGCACTTGTCTATTTTGGTCTTTCCAAAGAAGAACTGGAATATCTTGTAGCCCTAATTAAGCTCAGGGGAAATAAACCCTGTATGTATGTGGATTCTTTTCGCCCGAGTCTTCTAAACAAAGGAGATATTTTTTTAATTGATGCCTTTTACGATGACTTACTGCTTGAGTTGCTGGATTGGTCAATTCGAATCATTGCTATCGGGAGATTTGAAATCCAACAAAAGACCCTCTTTTTTGAAAATGGAATTATGAGTATCTGGGATTTAAACCAGTATAAACTTGAAGACATAAGTCCGGTTTTATTAAAAAGATACACATCCCGCTTGAAACTTCATGCTTATATCTGGTGTGATGATAGAAACTTTATAAAAAACTTACAAACAATATTTGACGTTTATTCCATCGATTATATAAGTTCTAATAATCCGGAATATGCCCTGCACTCTTTAAGCGAGAATGATTATGAAATTTTAATCATTGATTGGGATAATTGTGGTGTAGAAATTCAAAGCCTGATACATGAGTTTCGCAAGATTTCAAAAATTAAGAAAAAATTTCCTTTTATTGCAGGAATAAAAGATTTTTCCAGGAAAGAACTTTTCAAGGATTTAACAGGAATGAAAGAATTTTGCAAGGCTTTATTCTCACCCAATGAAATCCTTGCATTATTTCTTCGCTCATTTCCCCTGAACATTCAAAAACAATTCAAGCAGAATCACTCGGATTTAGGGCCATATATTCACTGGAGAGTAAATTCTTCGGATATGTCTCTCATCCTGGATTTAAAACCGGAAATTCAAAATCCTCAAATTCTTTATGAAGATTTAAAAAAAGAGCTTGAGATTATACTCATTCAAGAACAATTCTCATGGTTAGACTCATTTTTACAGAGTGCATAAAAAGAAAAAATTTATTATCCCAAAATTCCCTTTCCTGAACACTGGCTGGGAGTATTAATTTATAAGGTAGCATCCATGGAAAAAGGATATTTAATTCCCCTCGGAAAAGAAATTTTCAACCCCTATTTCATCATTCTTTGCCTGGTAGGTCTTTATTTGACCGTAAAATTAAGGTTTCCTCAATTTCGTTTTTTCTTTCTGGCATTTAAAATTTTTTCCGGTGCTTTAGATTTTAAAGGACTCAAAGGGCAATTAATTCATTCCCAGGCTTTTTTTGCCGGGACAGGTTCCTCACTCCTTATCGGGGCAGCAATTGGTTCCGCCTTTGCTTTTTTAATCGGAGGACCGGGTGCATTACTCTGGATCTGGCTTGCCACAATCATTATGATGCCTATGCGGCTCGTGACTTCCACTCTTGCCATTAAATTTCGAACCAAGCTTCCGAACGGGCGATATTTATCCGGGCCTATGTATTTTATAGAAAAGGCATTAAAAGCCCGCTGGTTAGCCATTGCATTTGCCCTGACCAGCCTGGTAACAGTTTTAACTCTCGGCGGGATTGTTCCAATTTTAAGTATGGAGTACATAGCAAATAAAACTCTGGGGTTAAGAGGTATGGATCTCCCGCTTCTATTTTCAGCTTTTCTGATTTATGCGGTTTTAGGAGGAATTCGCAGGGTAGGAAAAATTTCCGGAACTTTAATTCCTATCGCCCTGATTCTCTTTTTCATTTCCTACTACTTTAGCTTTTCTAAATATTTAATCCCTTTCAGCAGTTTTATAAAAGAGGTTTTTAAACATGCACTTGAATTAAAACCGGTTATCACAGGAGGTTCTCTGGCCTTATTTACGGTTGTTGGAGAATCTATGGGAACCTTTTTTATTTCTACCGAAACAGGAGTAGGAAAAAGTGCAGGAATTTCCGGAGTAGTCAGAACCGATTCACCGGTAAAACAGGGGCTGGTGAGTATGCTTTCTTCCGCATTTGAAGGCTTTGTTACTTCTACTCTAATTTTCTATCTTCTGGTGTCGGTGGATGCTTCGAGTCTTAGCAGGCAAAAAGAGTTTTTAGATATCGTGCTTTCAACAGGCGGTCTTCCTGTTGTATTTTTAACTCTTTCGTTTTTAATTTTCGGGTTTGTTGGGATCTGCGGATGGTTCTATACCGGTGAACAGAATGCATATTATGTACTGGGTGAAAAGTTTGCGAATTTTTTTCGGATTGTTTTCATCGGAAGTTTTATTACTGCCTCCTATTTGTATATGAAGTTCGGGATGGATGTTCTTATTAATTCCTTTCAATTCGCCTATACCATGGCTATTATTTCCGCGATTCCTGTAACTATAACACTGGTCTTATTAGCTAAAATTGTTTCTTATGAAATGAATAAATATCTGTCAGAAAGTGGTGCAGAATACGAAGTATTAAAAGATTTTTATATTCTAATTCTCAGTATGCTTCCTAAAAATCTTCTTTCCAAGGTTTTCGGTTTTTTTACCTATTTACAACTTCCCCGATTTATGATGATTCCGCTACTAAAGGCTTTTGCCGGCATGTATAAAATAAATCTGGATGAAGCCGAATTGCAGTTAAGCGAATATAAATCCCTTAATCTATTTTTTACGAGGGCTTTAAAAGCGGGTGTCAGAATTATCAATTCAGAAGAAAATGCAGCCGTTTCTCCTGTGGATGCAAAAATTACTAACTATGGAGATATACACGAAAACACGATGATTCAGGCAAAGGGAATTGATTTTAATCTCAAAGAACTCTTAGGTTCAGAAAAGTTTTATCCCTGTTTTGAATCGGGTAAGTTTATAACATTTTACTTATCTCCTCAGGACTATCATCGTATTCATTCTCCTGCTTATGGAAAAATATTAGGATATTATTATGAACCTGGAAAACTTTTTCCGGTAAACGAACTGGCTGTAAAAGGAATTCGAGGACTTTTCCCTAAAAATGAAAGACTGATTACCTTCTTACAAACAGAATATGGTAAAATAGCCGTTATCAAAGTAGGAGCTTCTAATGTTGGAAAAATTCGTGTAACCTATGATAAAAAAATCGTTACCAATACCTTCATTCGAATTCCCAGAGAAGTAGAATATAAGGATGTAGATATTATTATACAAAAAGGTGCTGAACTCGGTCGTTTTGAGATGGGTTCTACGGTAATCCTTGTATTTGAAAAAGATACGATTGATTTTGTAGAATTACCCCGTGAAGAAAAATGCCATTATGGTTCTACCATCGGTTTTTTTAGAGAAAAAAAAGAACAACTACCCAAGTAATTTTTATGTGCAGGCATGATCTAAAAATAGCTTGGCGATCTATTCGTAAAAATAAAACTTGAACCATAAAGTTTCCGGAGGTTAATTGTGTTAGAAGAAGCTGTGATTTTAGAAGGAGCCAGGACTCCTTTTGGGAATTTTGCTGGAAGCTTGAAAGATATTTCAGCAACGGACTTAGGAACAATAGCTTGCAAGGCCACACTTGAAAAAAGTGGAATAGAAGCAGAAACTGTAGAAGATTTAATTTTTGGGAATGTGCTACCTTCCGGAAAAGATTCTGCTTATATAGCAAGGCACATTGCTCTTGATTCAGGTTTAAAAGTTGAAACTCCGGCACTCACAGTAAATCGCCTCTGTGGTTCCGGCATGGAGTCTATTATTCTCGCTGCCCAAAAAATCAAACTTCAAGAAAATACTCTTATATTAAGTGGAGGCACCGAATCCATGTCACAGGTGCCTTATGTTTTACGGGGTGCAAGAAATGGCTACCGTTACGGAAACGCTGACTTAGAAGATCTTCTGAGTCAGGGTCTAACCGATACATACACCGGTCTGGCTATGGGACTAACCGCAGAGAATCTGGCCGAGAAGTATTCGATTTCCCGTGAAGAACAGGATGAATGGGCAGCCATTTCTCAAGAGAGGGCTGAAGAAGCAACTTTAGAAGGACGATTGGGTGAAGAAATTACTCCTGTAGAAATTCGGGGAAAAAGTATTCAGCTTTTTGATAAAGATGAGTTTATTCGAGGAAAAGAATCAATTCCGAGGCTTGGTACTTTAAAACCGGCTTTTAAAAAAGATGGTACCGTTACTGCCGGTAATTCTTCCGGAATTAATGATGGTGCCTGTGCTTTACTTATCAGTTCCCAAACCTATGCTGAAAAGAATAATCTTATACCTCTCGCTATGATTCGAGGCTACGGTCATTCCGGTTGTGCTCCGGAGATTATGGGAATCGGACCCGTTTTTGCAATTCCAAAAGCTTTAAAGCAAGCAGGCCTCACCCTTTCGGATATGCACTTAATTGAAATCAATGAAGCCTTTGCTGCTCAATTTCTCGCAGTGAAAAAAGAACTCGGACTCGATGAATCTATTACCAATGTGAATGGTGGAGCAATCGCTATCGGCCATCCACTGGCTGCCAGTGGTGCGAGAATTACGCTTAGTCTGGCTTATGAGTTACGAAGAAGAAAATTAAAATATGGGCTGGCTTCTCTTTGTATTGGAGGCGGACAGGGAATTGCTATCGTTTTAGAAAATCCTAATTTATAAATAGGAATAATTTACCTATCGGGAAATATTTTTAAAACGTATTTCCCGATTTTTAAGTTTTATACACATAGGCTCTGAGTTCACGAACCACCCATACCCAGATTCCAACAAAAAGTGCTGTAGCAAGCCAGCTTCCTATCCTGGAATGGGGAATTAAAAAAAAGTCAACCACTCCATGCTGAAATATTGCAAGTAAAAAACCCATGATAGGATAGGTTATTCTCCTTCCTATGTTTATATTACTTTTAAGTAGAAAGATAGAAAAAGAAAGATTTATTAATAGATGAATATTCGAAGAATACAAAGCTCTTCCGGTAAACATATTCCAGAGTCTTCCGTCTCCGGTTTTTTTTAGATAGATGAAGTTTTCAATTAGAGAAAAACCGAGGGCGACAAAACCCGCTATAATCACCACATCTATATTCCACTTAAAGCTTTTAAAATGATAGGCAAAGATAAAGGAAAGAATCAGGATGAATAGAATTTTGAATGTTTCTTCTATTACACCCGCCTGTATAAATGCAAGATGAACTGTCTGTTTGAGAACATAAAAACTCTTTACGGGTTTCATGTCCACTTTGGGCCAGATAATCTCATGTAAGGATAGAATCAGTTTGGTGGATAAAATCCCGAGACAGAGTGCTAAAAATGCAAGAAGAAGCTTTCGTTTATTCGGGGACGGTTGATAAGCGAATAAAACAAAAGCCCAGGGGAATACAGATAAGAAAGCTAAGAATGCAATTAAAACATCTTTCCCGTTAAGTGAATTAAATAATACATATATATCGGGCATCTAAAATTCTTCCATATACCTTCCATCAAATTGTAAGACCAGATCCTTTTGTAGGGGGCTCGGCATGGCCGCCGGATCAATCGGTCCATTCCAGAACAGTTCCGTTACCCTTACATCTCCGCTGACATTGGGAGGAGGCATAACCGGTGACATAGATTTTACAAGTTCAATCGTTAGAGCATCCTGATCCGGATAATTGGAAGATTCTACTATTTCCACATCCGTTATGTCGCCATCCCTCGTAATGGTATACGAAACAACTGAAGAATACGGATAAGGAGCTCGTTTCCAGTATTCCATAAAACCTTCCGGCCCCCGCATTCTTGCTGAGATGTAATTAGAATACGTTTTCGGAAGTTTTTTACCCCGAATCCTCTTCACATAGCCCTTGACTTTTCCCTCATCCTGGGGAGTTGTATCGGGAATTTTGATTCCATCTTTCTGACTGGGGGTTTCTGTTCCTGAAATAACTCCTCCGTTCAAATCTTTTACTTCATCAGGAATTTCCGGATCTATAAAATAATATTCCAGCTTTTCCGGCTGATAGTTACTGAGTTGCTTTTTCTTTTGGGAACGCATCGAGCGATCTACCGAAATAGGAACTAAAAGAATAATGGTCAGAAGGATAAAATGAACGAGAAGACTGATTTGCAGGTTATTAAAAAAACCGGGTTTTAAACCTCTATCTTCCCTGGGTTCATGGTCATCACGTAAAGCATGAGAGATGAGAAATTTTGAACTGATATAACATAGGATAAAAGCCGTGAGAGTCGCCACAAGACTTAAAGGATGCTTGATAAAAGGAATAAACTCCTTATCCGGAACACCGGGTTTTAAGCCCAGTGAAGCAAGAAAGCTGACTCCGAAACTATCACTTAATCGAAATGAAAGGCTTATCATTAAAAAAAGCAGGCTTAAAAGATAAATAAATAGGAGAGAATAACCTATCCAGTAACGCTCCAGGTAGATATGTCCCCAACCCGGGAGAATTAACTCCCTGAAGTGAGCCGAATCATGTCTCTGTCGAAACCTGTGACTTTCGCTTCGTTTTGTAGGTCTTAAAATCTTATGCTGCCAGAAAAGTATACAATAGGCCCTGCGAAGCATGGAATGAACTCCCCGACTGCGAAACATACCGAGGATCATAAGAAGAAAAATCCAGTATCCGAGAAGAAAATCCTGAAGAACCATGGTAAAGGAAACTCCCTGTAATACACCTCTGGCCGATGAATTTCCTAAAAATTCTTCGATTCCTTCTCCCAGGATACCCAGAAGTTTGAGCATCGCCAGAGCTTCCGGGAGATTTCTAAAAAAATTGGATAAGAAGTTAAGATATCTTGAAGGTTCAAAGAGTTCCTGGTTTTCAAAAAAAATACGGGTATCATCTCCTCTGGCCAGTTTTAGCTCAGAAAAAAGAGCGGCGAAGAAAAGAGCCACAAAGACATAGAAAAATTTCGAGATTCGATTTCGGTTAAAATAGCCAAAACGGTAAAAA
Encoded proteins:
- a CDS encoding PD-(D/E)XK nuclease family transposase, with the protein product MKQEESEKSAGLLPLHVDIVFKIFCIKNPKLLMNLLNAVLGFEKEEKIKEIKILNPEIPGDFHDEKISILDIHAVNEKKEHFNVEMQTSSQSFYGKRILYYWARLYTTQIDKGEEYGDLKPVYSISFLNFQMKQTRNFHSSFRLLEKDSPEIHLTKDLEIHIIELPRFKGNLETLETELENWVYLLREAGQLKEREMSDLKIKNPVIREAVEALQDISLDNKTRNYYEMRLKAARDYEAMKDYAYKEGRKSGFEAGIQQERLLAEKKIERERKRTERAEHKSKLRTAIKMKRAGSSLDFISEMTELPKAYLEKFFKKAVRD
- a CDS encoding ABC-F family ATP-binding cassette domain-containing protein, which produces MLQFIDLHHRFGPNIIFEGLYWHIKPDRKIALIGPNGAGKTTLFQFATEKLKPDGGSVVFSKDTKISLFQQIPDFPEEEPVLSVVLSQNLLYSEYEKKKKQIEELFETIQADSKPYEELLHEQAENEEFAHAHDLHNLEIRARKVLFGLGFSDSSLNQPVKNFSPGYHHRIGLAIALLNPHNLLLLDEPTNHLDDASKEWLAEYLLQSKGTFILVSHDPDFLERTSSTIAEISSNSVTEFEGSLIDYLEEKNEIHEKMKARYEKEQSYLKKRTEWIERFRSKATKARQVQSAIKKLEKRERIDAPEAIFWNKKPDYNFNFVSSGKLILKLENADFSYVSGKPIFQKVDLEISLGDKIALVGPNGAGKSTLMRCLLNREKLNAGTLQLGPRVESGYFSQTHSVDLDPELNLLQVITGRYPDIKEQEARSLLGHFSFSGDAIYKIVKTLSGGEKSRLRLAMLVLQPTNLLLLDEPTNHLDMVTRDALKRSIADFPGAVLIISHDPDFLKGLCNKTFRLSSGSLENLNCSFEDYLQVYEEEKKGEVKAIKATKEKVDGRSSQNPDKKKQRKLEKDILTAEERIDTLEKEKSLLENDMADPDFYSSSQRDTILKRYEEIKPEIEKVISDWEALQLELEELKL
- a CDS encoding twin-arginine translocase TatA/TatE family subunit, producing the protein MLTLAFLGNLGWPEILIIAFLALLLFGGKKLPGLAKDLGTGIREFRKSLFSSEEEEKKQIAEEDDKFETKKQKETKSSRKKS
- the tatC gene encoding twin-arginine translocase subunit TatC, with amino-acid sequence MTIGEHLEELRQVLIRGLFVLGVFIIVALFFGEDVHKILTTPYKNVLGKNATFYQIKMMAPFMVYLKTAVMISILFSFPIQLYFIWGFISPAVEPKHERYGKIIILASTLLFWAGIALCWYSVFEKMLQFFLVVFQLPDIETKLPIDEYYDIFFNLHLIFGIAFQLPIVLVLLGAMGILRSAFLFSKWREVTIFLAIASAFLSPPDWVSMVALLIPLEILFFLSLIVMKMVERKEE